CTAGTTGCTGGCGCAACTCATTTGTTTGAGGAGCCTGGGACTTTACAAGAGGTTTCACACTTGGCCAAAAAATGGTTTGAGCAATATTGTATTGGGTAATTGAATAATGCATAACTTTAATATTATGCGGAGGAGGCTCTATGAATAAGGATGCGCTGCAAAAGTTAATCGATGAACTGAACGAGGCCGTTGTTGCCCTAGATGCCCAGGATGAAGATTATAATGCGGTGCTTGAGAAAATAGGAGATGCTCGTTTTGTATTGATTGGGGAGGCCTCCCATGGAACTTATGAATTTTATCAGACTCGTATCAATATATCCAAACGTCTGATCAAAGAGCGCGGATTTATGGCGATTGCAATTGAAGGCGATTGGCCTGATGCGTACCCTGTCCATCGTTATTTACAAGGAGAAGGGAGTATAGCACATAGTGAGCAGTCGTTGGATGCTTTTGAACGATTTCCCACTTGGATGTGGCGTAATACCACGATTCCGCCTTTTCTTAATTGGCTACGTCTTTACAATGATCGCTTGCCTACAGCCCAAAAAATTGGATTTTATGGACTTGATTTATATAGTTTAAATTCCTCCATGCAAGCGGTAATTGATTTTTTAAATAAAGTCGATCCTGAAGCAGCACAACGTGCCAAACATCGTTATGCGTGTTTTGATCATCTTAATCAAGATCCTCAAATGTATGGCTATTTAATTAGCGCAGGAATTAAGAAAGCCTGTATTAATGAAGCAGTGGCTCAACTCGTGGAATTGCAGCACCGTGCTTTTGAATATCTGCATCGGGATGGCATTGCTGTGGAGGATGAGTATTTTTTTGCCACTCAAAATGCTCGATTGGTAAAAAATGCAGAAAATTATTATCGTTCTATGTTGGAAGGTCGGATCTCTACATGGAATATCCGAGATACTCATATGGCCGAAACAATTAATGTGTTAGCGGATCATTTAGAATCACGATTGAATAAACCGGCTAAAATTATCATCTGGGCCCATAATTCTCATATCGGAGATGCCCGTGCGACCGAAATGGGGGAACGTGACGAATTGAATTTAGGTCAGTTAATACGTGAGCAATATGGCATACATTCTTATTCTCTTGGTTTTTCAACGTATGAAGGGACTGTTATGGCTGCATCTGATTGGGGAGGACCCGGAGAGAAAAAGCAAGTAAGACCTGGTTTGCCAGGAAGCTTTGAGGAACTTTTTCACCAATTAAAATACCCGAATTTTTTCTTAAATTTACAAAATAATGAAAAATTGGAACATTATCTCAATATTCCTCGCTTGCAACGGGCAATAGGCGTGATCTATCTCCCTGATACCGAGCGCTTCAGCCATTATTTTTTTACGCGACTCCCTTATCAGTTTGATGGACTAATTCATTTTGATAAAACGAATGCTTTAAAGTCATTAAGTCAGAGGAGTTTATGAAGACTCAATGCAACAAAGCGCGTCCAGACGAAGACAGCCTGGGCAGTTATTACTTGATATGTAAGTTAGCTAAATCCTCTTCAGTTAATGTTTCTTTTTTCAATAACAATGTTGCCCCTTTTTCTAAAATTTTAATGTGTTTTTTTATAACTTTTACGGCATCGTCAAATGCAGTTTGGATAATTTTGCGGACAGCTGCATCAATATCACATGCGGTTTCTTCACTAAATTCTCGTTCGTGATAGGTCATAGGGGACTCTAGAAAGGGTGAATTTTCTTTCTGGTAAGTTACAGGTCCAAGTTGTTTGTCCATACCGTAACGCATGACCATATTTCGTGCAATATCTGTTGCCTTGGCAAGATCATCTGCTGCACCTGTTGAAAATCGACCAAATACAACAAACTCTGCAGCCCTTCCTCCGAGCAAGACCATCATTTTACATTTCAATTCTTCTTCGGTCATCAGATAACGATCTTCTGTAGGACGTTGAATGGTATAACCTAAACTTCCTATACCCCGTGGAATAATGGAAACTTTATGGACTGGATCTACATTTGGTAATGAGAGGGCTATCAATGTGTGTCCCATTTCGTGATATGCGACTGCTTTACGCTCTTCGGGGTTGAGCAAGCGATTCTTTTTCTCCAAACCAGCCACAATTCGTTCAACAGCGTTGGTAAAATCATCCATATTTACAGAGTCTGCATTGTGGCGCGTGGCAAGCAGTGCTGCCTCGTTGACTAGATTTGCTAAATCAGCACCAGAAAATCCTGGGGTTAAGGCTGCAATTTTTTCGGGATCAACATCCGGGGCCCGTATTATTTTTTTCAGATGAACATTCAGAATTTCTATTCGCCCTTTTTTATCGGGTCGGTCGACAAGTACATGGCGATCGAAACGTCCCGCACGTAATAATGCCGGATCCAGAATTTCGGGTCGATTCGTTGCGGCGATTAAAATTAATCCTTCACTCGGATCGAAGCCATCCATTTCTGAAAGTAACTGATTTAAGGTCTGTTCCTTCTCGTCATGTCCTCCGCCGATAGGATATGCACCTCGTGCCCTCCCTAGGGCATCAAGTTCATCAATAAAAATAATCGCAGGGGCCGTTTCACGAGCATGGATAAAAAGATCGCGTACTCGAGCCGCTCCAACCCCAACAAACATTTCTACAAACTCTGAGCCATTAATTGAAAAAAATGGAACTCCGGCTTCACCGGCCACCGCTCGTGCAAGTAAGGTTTTACCTGTTCCAGGAGGTCCAACTAAAAGAACTCCTTTAGGTATATGAGCACCAATACGCGTATAATGCTCCGGATTCTTAAGAAATTCGACTACTTCCATAAGCTCGGTTTTTGCTTCATCTACTCCGGCAACATCTTGAAATGATACATGGGTTTCTTTTTCCATGTAGATTTTGGCTTTACTTTTTCCAACATCCAAAACTCCGCCAGCTGCTGATCCCATCCGTCTTAATAAAAAACTCCACAAAGCAAAGAAAAGTAATGCGGGTATAGTCCACGAGAGCAGCAGGGTTAGCCATTTGTTCTCAGCCTCTCCCTTAAATTTTACTTTGGCTGCCTCAAGAGTGGATACAAGAGACGGATCATTAATACGAACTGTAGTAACTTGCGGGTCTTTACCCCCGTATTCTTTTATTTCATTAAGCTTATCTTCTGGAAGTAAATTTGTTAAACCTTCAGGTTTTAGGTTTGCGGTAATGTAGCTTTCGGTAAGTACAACATTGTCTAACTTTTCTGCTTTTAAAAGTTTGATAAAATCACTATAACCTATATCTACAGGATGTGATGCAAAAAAAAAGTTCTGGAATAAGAGGATAATCCAGAAAATTATCAGAACATACCAGAGCGAAAACTGCCATTGTTTATTTTCCACCACTCCCCCTCAATTAAGATGATTATCTTATTAGTAGAAAAAACGAGCTGGTTTTATACAGTATATACCAAAGGGATAAATGATGTGGTTTAAAGTAAGTCTATATGTTGAATTTATGTATATTTGGATTAAAATTAAACTATTAGTGGTCATTAAGTATTTTTTTATGTTTAAAGATTCAGTGGATAAAAATATTAATTCTATTCCTAGAAAAGAGAACTATGTTCTTGATTATCCTAATGAAAATGATTTATCCGACTTCTTACATTATGTTAAGCATGACGATGCCATGGCAGAAATTTATTTTAAGAATAATGAAGTGTTAGAGGATGAAACAATTCAGTTATTTAAGAATCAAGGAAAATTTATACATAAAAGTGATAATAAAATTAACCAGCGATGTGATTTAATGCTGGTTTTACGAGACCATGGGAAAGTCATCGGTTTTATTGAATTAAGGTTAACTAAAAACTCTAAAATGATGCCTCAATTATTTAGTTTATTTATAGATGAGCCTTATCGCCGTAAAGGACTAGCCAATTTAATGATGGTCCATGCCTTGGATTTTTTCGTACATAGTGGCCAGAAAGATATGACCGTAAGTCCTACTGCAGAATCACTTACTGTTTATAATAAATTTGCTTTTTATCCGCCAGAATTTGATGATAATGGATTAAAAAATTGGTTCGAAAAGAAGGAGGACGAACGACTGGATATTTTGCAAAATGAGCCTTCAGAGTTTCTTATGATGGATCTAAGGAATCCATCCTGTCGTGAAACTTTTGAATTTCATCGTAAAAAAGCAGTTCAGAATTTTGTAAAATTTGATATCTCTCCACTTTTAAAAGACGATTTAAAAACTGATGTTTTTGAGTGGAGAAAAAAAGCAACTACGCCTCCCTCACTAGCTAATAATGACTTAGGCGTTTTAAGCATTTTAGACGATAAGAAAAAAAGAAAAGCAGAAAAAATTGAGCAAGAATCGTTTCCAGATCAGGACAATAATCCCCTAAATAATTCTTGAACTCTGCAAAACCAAGTTATTTATTTTTATCATTGAGCGCAAGTCCTTTATAAAATCCTTTACACTGATCGCTAAACCAAACTCCCTGGGTTATTCCTGATTCACTGCGTTTATATAAAAAATAATCAATTCGATCATGCCAAGATGTTGTTGCTGTTGTTCTCGATGCAATCAAACTACCGTGGAGAAGATAAATACCGTCTACTTTATCGATGTTAAAGGAAATTTGTTTTAGTTTAATGCCTTTATCAGTAACAATAGGATGAGCAATTCCATCCTTTAGGGTGTGAATGAAAGTACCTGGACAGTGCTCCCGACAGTATTTTTTTGTAATCCCTTTTTGATTAGGGACGGCTTTGTAATAAATTCCTTTCCAAGTAATTAAATCAAGATTGGCCAATGAAACATTGGAAAAAAATAAGGTATATAAAAAAAATAATATATATTTCAACATGATTATCCTTATCTAGGGATGAAGTGGCGCAACTCTTAATTTAAATTCAGGATTTTGGGGTCGACTTGGCCTCGCACCAACTACTTAAGCTCATAGTAGTGATTGATAAAAAGTGGTTCAAAACCAAGACGTTTATAAAGATTAAGTCCTGAACTCGATGCTTCTAAAAAGCAGGTTTGAACTTTTAAATCCAATGCTTTTTTTAAGGCATAAGTCATCATTGCAGTAGCAAAGCCGCGTTTTTGAAAGTGGGGCATTGTGGCTAAATCATCAATGCGGGCAAAGTGTTCTTTTACTGTTAAGGTCATAGATACGACAACTTCTCCTGCAAAAAAACCAGAAAGGTGATACAGATCTGGACATTTTTGCAACGCTAAATCATGTCTTTGTGTATAAACCTGGTTAATTTCTGGAGTTGATTGAAAGCCATGGATGAGCGGAATACCCCAGATATTTAGATCGTCATTGAGTACTCTAAATTCAAGTTGATGATTCAAAGGGGGTAACAAACTCGATAACAGATTGAATTCCATGGCAACACCACAGTCAGTTAATTCATAATCATGTAGAAATTGACTCTTTTGCTGCGTGTCGATGGGGGTATGCTCTGAAATAACAATAGCCCAAGGTAAATTTTTTTGAGCGAAGTGGGATCTGCAGTGTGCAAGATCGTTTAAAAATTCCTTATCTGTTAGGGTTACGAACGCAGGATTAAGTCCTGCTGCGAGAACTCCGGTTTCAAAAGCAGTGATGGTTGGATGATTCAGGCAATTTAAGCTAATCAGTGAGAAAAAATGCCGCTCTAACTCATGATACTCATTATTCGGTCTTTGCATTAAATAAATCCAATAAGTGATCTTGGGCTGCATTATAACAAACGCAAGAGAGGATACTATGCATAATTAAAAATCGGCTATGAATACACGAGGTAGTATCCTCACTTCTTTGTAGTATTTATCGAGTTATTGGGGTGGTTATAAGGTCATTGCCAACGGTGTGGGTATGACCTTAATCGAACGCATTTCTATTCTGGGAATACCAATGAAGAATAACCTTCCGCTAACCAATTAGGATTGTTTGCCTCGGATTAGAAGAATCGGGATGGGAGCATTGCGAATAACACCTTCTGCGACGCTACCAAGCAGTAGATGCTGATAGCCACGACGACCATGCGTACCTATGACAATCAAATCAGCAGACCAATCTTTTGCTGCTTCAATGATTTTTTCTGGGACTTTTTCTTCGGATGGATTCATTTCAATCAGTTGCGCTTCACATTCGGCATGCTTTTTGCGTGCGATGGTTTTCATCTTATCTAAAAATTGTTGACCATACTCTTTGAATGAGGCTTCTAACTTCTCATAATCCACCCCAGTTCCAACATAAGGAGCATAAAATTCATTTGCAATGTGTACAATTCTTAATTTTGCTTGATGCACTTTACTCAGTTTAATTGCTTCCTCGAAGGCTTGCATTGACGTATCACTATCATCAATCGCAACTATTATATTTTTATACATTTCTATATCCTTATAAAAGGTAATGAGATCATCTATGGGGATATCTTACCTATAATCAAGAATGAAACATAGATAGAATGGTTAATAAGCGAAAAGAAATAAATGAATTATTTTGATGAATAACTGCACGAGGCAAAAAAATCATGAACCATGAAATTTTATTTAGTCCGTTCAATCTAAGAGGTCTGACTCTTAAAAATCGGATTGTTATGGCTCCATTGACGAGAAATCGTTCGATCCATGGAATCGATACTCCTTCAGAACTTAACGCAGAGTACTATGCGCAACGTGCAGATGCAGGCTTAATCATCGCAGAGGCCACACAAATTTCCCCGACTGGAAAAGGGTATGCATGGACCCCCGGAATCTATTCCTCAGAACAAATTGCGGGATGGAAATTAGTAACGGATGCTGTTCATGCAAAAGGGGGAGCTATTTATTTGCAACTCTGGCATGTCGGACGAATCTCGCATCCTTCTCTGCAGCCAGGTGGTATTGCTCCTGTTGCACCCTCTGCTATTGCGGCAACAGGGCAGCGCACTTTTATTGAAAACGGTACCTTTGTCGAAGTAGGAGCTCCGCGTGCATTAAAGCTTAGTGAAATTCCCCGTATAATTGAAGATTATCGAACTGCTGCGAGGAATGCTATTTTAGCGGGATTTGATGGGGTAGAAATTCATGCAGCTAATGGATATCTAATCCATCAATTTTTGTGTGATGGGACAAATCAGCGAACAGATCAATATGGGGGGTCAATTGCCAATCGATTGCGTTTTGCGCTTGAAGTGACCGATGCTATTGTCGCTGAAATTGGCGCAAATCGAACAGGAATCCGTCTTGCTCCAGTAAGTCATGCTAATGGAGTCAACGATACTTCGCCTTCAACGGTATTTTTTCCGCTTGTACAAGAACTGAGTCGACTTGAATTAGCTTATGTGCACGTTATTGAAGGAGAAACCCAAGGGGCTCGCGATTATTATGGTTTTGATTTCCAAGCATTACGCAAAGAGTTTAACGGTCCTTGGATGGTAAATAATGGTTATACATTAGAGATGGCCCATGAAGTCCTCACTAGTGGATATGCTGATCTCGTTGCGTTTGGAAGATATTTTATTGCAAATCCCGACCTGGTTATGCGATTTAGGACAAATGCGCCATTGAATGAATTGGATCGTTCAACTTTATACGGAGGTAGTACAAAAGGGTATACAGATTATCCTTTTTTACAATTAACTCAATGAATAGGTATGGAATCTAATAATGCTAAAGCAATGGTTGGTAGGACTAATTCTTTTTATTTTAATTGTTACTGTCGCGTATTTCTGGCAACGTTATTTCATTTATTTCCCATCTTTTGAGAAACCAAATCTTGAAGATTTTCAGGCAAAAGATATGCAAATCATTGAAATCCGGGTTGCAGATGGATTGACTTTAAGTTCTTGGTATAAACCCCCATTGGATAAGAAACCTATAATTCTCTATTTACATGGAAACGCAGGACATATCGGTTATCGGATGCCTCTTGCTCGTCAGTTCCTCTCCCAAGGTTTTGGGGTGTTATTACTTGAATATCGAGGGTATGGTGGAAATCCGGGTAAGCCCACCGAATCCGGATTATATAAAGATGCACGAGCGGCAATGCAATTCTTGCAACATCAAGGATTTGAGAAAAAAAATATCGTTCTCTACGGAGAATCCTTAGGAACTGGGGTGGCGACACAAATGGCGACAGAGTTTCCCGTTTGCGCCTTAATCCTGCAATCCCCATATACCTCGTTAACTGCTCTGGCTCGCTACCATTATTCCTGGGTACCTATGCCTATGATTGATAAGTATGATTCTTTATCACGAATTCAAAACATTCATGTCCCCATTTTAATGTTGCATGGGAAACTGGATAGAGTGGTACCTTACAATCAAGGATTAACTTTGTTTAATCAAGCCAATCAACCCAAGGAGTGGGTTGAGCTTTCTGATAAAGGACATCTGAATTTATGGAATGATCATTTTGCACAGACGGTTATTCATTTTATTTATGCTTATTGTAGCGCAGATTCCAAGCAAGTATTCGAGAGATACCCCGTGTGGCTTGGGTGAGGGCAAAGCCATAATCCGGTATCTTCACTTTGACAACGGATATATAAACTCAAAACGGATAAAATATTTACAAATATTCACTCATCAAGTACTATAGGTATAGGCTTCATGGGACGCCTATACCCACGAAAGAGGATCTCACCCTGGTTAGTAATTGATATTAATTATTCATTAACCTTTTTGTTGCTAGAGCAGTGGGTGTCTGGCCATAGCAAAGGGGATTCACATGAATAAGCCACACCCATCATTTAGCGTTGTAGAATGTAAGATTCAAGCGTCTATTTTATTGAAATCACTACGCGCAACAGATCTCTTAACAGCACAAAATGCCGCAAAACGCTTTCAAAATTTACCTGAATTTAGAAATTGTTCTCTCGAGGAAATAATTCAAGCTGATATTCAACGTAAACATGCACTAGCGGTTATCGCCATGGGAAAAGGTTTTAATTCTTGGACCGATTTAAAATGCCAATTGCCATTGATTCGTGGTGGTTTTCTTAATTTATGGTTTGCACAGTATACAGAAGCTAAAGCGCATCAGCGCTCCCAAGGGGGCTTTTTATTGCCATTTAAAAATCAATTTTTTATTTGTGATGCAGACTATATTCATAATCTTGGCTTTAACCCAGAGGATGAGGATTGGAAATTAATAGGCTATGATTGGGTTAATCCAGAAAGAAAAGATGCTTGGAAAAGACTCTATAAAAAATGGATGGAAATTGAGAAAAAATAATAAATTCATTTATTTACTTAAAGTAGCCTGCTGAGTGGAACAACCTCGGCAGGTGAGTTGCAAATAAATTGGTAAATTTTG
The DNA window shown above is from Legionella sp. PC997 and carries:
- the ftsH gene encoding ATP-dependent zinc metalloprotease FtsH; translated protein: MENKQWQFSLWYVLIIFWIILLFQNFFFASHPVDIGYSDFIKLLKAEKLDNVVLTESYITANLKPEGLTNLLPEDKLNEIKEYGGKDPQVTTVRINDPSLVSTLEAAKVKFKGEAENKWLTLLLSWTIPALLFFALWSFLLRRMGSAAGGVLDVGKSKAKIYMEKETHVSFQDVAGVDEAKTELMEVVEFLKNPEHYTRIGAHIPKGVLLVGPPGTGKTLLARAVAGEAGVPFFSINGSEFVEMFVGVGAARVRDLFIHARETAPAIIFIDELDALGRARGAYPIGGGHDEKEQTLNQLLSEMDGFDPSEGLILIAATNRPEILDPALLRAGRFDRHVLVDRPDKKGRIEILNVHLKKIIRAPDVDPEKIAALTPGFSGADLANLVNEAALLATRHNADSVNMDDFTNAVERIVAGLEKKNRLLNPEERKAVAYHEMGHTLIALSLPNVDPVHKVSIIPRGIGSLGYTIQRPTEDRYLMTEEELKCKMMVLLGGRAAEFVVFGRFSTGAADDLAKATDIARNMVMRYGMDKQLGPVTYQKENSPFLESPMTYHEREFSEETACDIDAAVRKIIQTAFDDAVKVIKKHIKILEKGATLLLKKETLTEEDLANLHIK
- a CDS encoding erythromycin esterase family protein; amino-acid sequence: MNKDALQKLIDELNEAVVALDAQDEDYNAVLEKIGDARFVLIGEASHGTYEFYQTRINISKRLIKERGFMAIAIEGDWPDAYPVHRYLQGEGSIAHSEQSLDAFERFPTWMWRNTTIPPFLNWLRLYNDRLPTAQKIGFYGLDLYSLNSSMQAVIDFLNKVDPEAAQRAKHRYACFDHLNQDPQMYGYLISAGIKKACINEAVAQLVELQHRAFEYLHRDGIAVEDEYFFATQNARLVKNAENYYRSMLEGRISTWNIRDTHMAETINVLADHLESRLNKPAKIIIWAHNSHIGDARATEMGERDELNLGQLIREQYGIHSYSLGFSTYEGTVMAASDWGGPGEKKQVRPGLPGSFEELFHQLKYPNFFLNLQNNEKLEHYLNIPRLQRAIGVIYLPDTERFSHYFFTRLPYQFDGLIHFDKTNALKSLSQRSL
- a CDS encoding N-acetyltransferase, with protein sequence MQRPNNEYHELERHFFSLISLNCLNHPTITAFETGVLAAGLNPAFVTLTDKEFLNDLAHCRSHFAQKNLPWAIVISEHTPIDTQQKSQFLHDYELTDCGVAMEFNLLSSLLPPLNHQLEFRVLNDDLNIWGIPLIHGFQSTPEINQVYTQRHDLALQKCPDLYHLSGFFAGEVVVSMTLTVKEHFARIDDLATMPHFQKRGFATAMMTYALKKALDLKVQTCFLEASSSGLNLYKRLGFEPLFINHYYELK
- a CDS encoding GNAT family N-acetyltransferase encodes the protein MFKDSVDKNINSIPRKENYVLDYPNENDLSDFLHYVKHDDAMAEIYFKNNEVLEDETIQLFKNQGKFIHKSDNKINQRCDLMLVLRDHGKVIGFIELRLTKNSKMMPQLFSLFIDEPYRRKGLANLMMVHALDFFVHSGQKDMTVSPTAESLTVYNKFAFYPPEFDDNGLKNWFEKKEDERLDILQNEPSEFLMMDLRNPSCRETFEFHRKKAVQNFVKFDISPLLKDDLKTDVFEWRKKATTPPSLANNDLGVLSILDDKKKRKAEKIEQESFPDQDNNPLNNS
- a CDS encoding alpha/beta hydrolase; protein product: MLKQWLVGLILFILIVTVAYFWQRYFIYFPSFEKPNLEDFQAKDMQIIEIRVADGLTLSSWYKPPLDKKPIILYLHGNAGHIGYRMPLARQFLSQGFGVLLLEYRGYGGNPGKPTESGLYKDARAAMQFLQHQGFEKKNIVLYGESLGTGVATQMATEFPVCALILQSPYTSLTALARYHYSWVPMPMIDKYDSLSRIQNIHVPILMLHGKLDRVVPYNQGLTLFNQANQPKEWVELSDKGHLNLWNDHFAQTVIHFIYAYCSADSKQVFERYPVWLG
- a CDS encoding universal stress protein; the encoded protein is MYKNIIVAIDDSDTSMQAFEEAIKLSKVHQAKLRIVHIANEFYAPYVGTGVDYEKLEASFKEYGQQFLDKMKTIARKKHAECEAQLIEMNPSEEKVPEKIIEAAKDWSADLIVIGTHGRRGYQHLLLGSVAEGVIRNAPIPILLIRGKQS
- a CDS encoding alkene reductase; the protein is MNHEILFSPFNLRGLTLKNRIVMAPLTRNRSIHGIDTPSELNAEYYAQRADAGLIIAEATQISPTGKGYAWTPGIYSSEQIAGWKLVTDAVHAKGGAIYLQLWHVGRISHPSLQPGGIAPVAPSAIAATGQRTFIENGTFVEVGAPRALKLSEIPRIIEDYRTAARNAILAGFDGVEIHAANGYLIHQFLCDGTNQRTDQYGGSIANRLRFALEVTDAIVAEIGANRTGIRLAPVSHANGVNDTSPSTVFFPLVQELSRLELAYVHVIEGETQGARDYYGFDFQALRKEFNGPWMVNNGYTLEMAHEVLTSGYADLVAFGRYFIANPDLVMRFRTNAPLNELDRSTLYGGSTKGYTDYPFLQLTQ